The segment TGTGGATCTGGTCTCTTAATTTGTACAAAGCATTCCGAGCAAATACTTTGGTCGCAACATCGAGTCCTATTGAGATAAGGGGGGTAAAATATCAAGCATATTGAACATTCAACAGCGTCTTTGTACAGAAAAGCCTCGATAGCTTGACCATTTACTTGGGAATCTCTGGGTAATTGGATCTCACGCGGTGCCGAATCCGACGCCGAGGGTTCCTTCGACGAAGATTTCAGACCTAACGTTTTAGCTCGAGGTCGAAGCAAAGAAGTAGAAGTGGCAGGCGCATTAAGGGGCGATGTTGGAGATGACGTATTGAAAGATGAGTGTGACGGAGAGCGGCCAACCGATGTGTCATATGAAGCAGATTGGCTTCGTGAAGCTATTGGCACAGTCAAATTTTGTAGATTCGAGCTTGGTGCATTcgtggaattggaagaatgaGGCCTGGCACTGTCTTCGGAGGGTATTTCATCCGCGGCTGGAATGGGAAGACCTCGTCCCGCAGCGACCAACTGATGTTCGGTCCAATCACTCTCGTAATCCTCTAGCCCCCTCCAAAACGGTGCAACTCGTCGTTCAATCTCGTACATGTCAGCATAATGACTAGGCATCAAATATCATAGTCTTTAACATACCATCAACTGCCTTACTATTGCCTTGTTGAAATCTTCTGGGCCAGTATAGACGCCCATTGTGACCAAATATCCGCCATCTACATGCTCTTCCCTAATACTTCTCTCTCGCTCTTCTACTCTTGCAACTCTCTCCCTTTCGAGCCTCCTCATTTGTCGCTCGGCCGCtgtctccttcctctccgGCAATTCGTTATTCGATCCGCCTCCCACAATAGATGCTACCAAATTACGCCTGCTGCCTCTGCCAGTACGAGAAGGGTATGGATCGTGGTCGGATGGAGAAGTTGGACCACTCGTACCGGCGTCATGATGTCGATGTCTATCCCCGCCATGCGAGTCGTCCCGCGACTGGTGCTGACCCATTTTGCAGTCGCAATGTCCGCAGAATTAGAAACCAACTGTTCATCGAGGATTGGGGCTGGGAAGAGCTATATCCAAGATGAAGTCTCGAGTCGGCTTGCGCTGCCAACTTCTCGAGATTGAGTGAATGTTGTGAATTTATGCAGGTTCTCGGCAAGCGTGGGGAGTTGTGAGTGTAAGGTTTATTATATCGCCTGAGCCACAGTACAGTTCCACTCCCAATCTGGATCACACGAGCTAAATTCAGATAAAGACGAGTTGGGTACCCTTTTTCGTTGTTGACAAGAGGGGCGAGACGGTACAATCAGCTGCGACCTTTGTGATAAGGAAAAGTCGTCTGGGTTCGGCTTGTGATAATCCTATTCTTGGCCAGATGATGGATTTTTTGAGGAGGTAGCAGAGCTTAGATAAATTGCAGATGAAGGGAGTcggaagaaagaatggcGGAGTGGCTTTATTTCTTATACTCGTATTCCTGTACCCAATCGACACAAAGGCTATATCCCTACGAGATTGTAGATCTCTTGAAGCGTATGATGGAATAGTGGGTAGGAGCAGTCCAAAGTTAAATTTCTAGGAGTGTGATGACGGTGGAGGTCGAGAGATGGACAAAGCCTTTAATATAACAATGCAGTTCATGCAAGAGAAAGTTGGAAGGGGGAATTCCTCTTGTGGAGAGCCGTCTTGGAGAGAGCGGTGTTCCGGGGGGAAGTATAGGATTGAAGGATTGGAGAATTGAACAGTCGAACAATTGGAGAGTTGGGAAAGAATGGCACACTCAATGTTATGTTTGCAATCCATACATAGGTCGTAAGCAagtattcaatcaatatattacGACTTCGCAGTCGTGGCCAGACGGATTCCATATGACAGGTAAACGATggccaaagccaaagattataaaaatggGTGGGAAGGCCGCTTTTTCCGACCGAATGAAAGCAGGTACGAATGAATTATTCCGGAACAGTACGCTGTCTACCCACTCGTATCTCTCGACCTTTGCGGTATAAACATCAACACAGTTTTGACATCTCCCAAGCGTTCACGTCAAATGCGCCCGTTTTCAGCCATAAGCATGAGGGAAACGGGAGCAAgccatcaatatcatccatGCAATCATAACACCATGCCTCCACCATTCCCAAGTCCTGTGTGTCTGATATTCAGCGTCGTTTCCATACGGTCTACATCGGCTTTTCCCTTCGATTCTAGTCAGTTTTTGACTTTTCCTAGATAGACATTTCCAGTCCAATTGACTTATTAGTACCGTACTTTTACAACGCCGGTACGTACTAAGAGCGCGAGCTTGGAATATTGGGTAGAGAGGAGGTATGATCCGTCCGTGGATCCCGATCTAGAATCTCATCCTTCGGGTCGTACCTTGCTCTGGCGTTGATGAACTGTCAACCCGAGGTTAATTAGTGGAATTTCTGAACCTGTGCTATTGTGCCTGGCTGTGATTCTCCATTCGCACACTCCTGTCTGCCCATATATACCACAGAATTCCCGACATCATCCACCTTTCAGCACATTCGAAgcacttcttcttcgagatgCCTTGACACGATGTCTTTCACCAAACAAATTGAGGGGCGGGCGAGGGGCTTGGTGCTTTACATACATTACCGGTAGGTCCTTTATCCTTGGTAACCTTACAATCACAGTCCCGGATATTTGGGATTTGCCAAGTTTCAACGCGATATAAAATGCTCTCGGTGGACAGTGGTTCCTATGTATATGCATATCGACCGACCCTTTGAAATTACATGGATCGACTTCCCCAGTCTGCATGATTGGAATAGAAGATTAATCATGCAATGCGCCAGAATATAGGTATAGATACAACGTCTCCTCCGCCATCAACACTGACAATCAATGATCGGTGAtcaatgatgaatgatgaatttgaagcGGCCGGAAGACATCAAAGTACGCCGATATCGAACCTCAGCACAAAACGCACCAGATGAATCTCCCCGTGATTCTAGATTTCTCACTATTTTAGGGCTGCTCATTCCACTGAGACTTGTTGTTGAGAGATCTAGTCATCGTCTAATTGAGCGACCTGCCATTGAGTCGGTCAATAATCGGGGTGTTCGGATTAGTTAGAACTTAGTGAGAACTCAAAGGTTCCAGGTTGGCTCGGTTGGCTCGGTTGGCTCTGaacaatcaaaagatcaacAGGGTCTTCACAGATATCAGCGAGATCAGATGGATCTATCGCATGAACTTTCTTCCCTTCGCTATCGTGTCTCTTGTTTCGTCTCGTCTCCTCTTtttccccctccctcaaATTCTCTCACACACGCGCGTAAGTCTCTACTTGAAAGATGAAACTCATCAAATTGAGATGATACCAGTTTAGACCAGAAGATGGCCTCCAACGCGAAAATCGAACTGGAATACGCCCTTGAAGCATTGTGGCTGGGAAGACCTTATTAATGGTGGTCTACCTCAGCCAACCTGCGGGAAATTCCCTAGAAAAACTGGCTTCGCTTCACAGATTGAGACATCGAGGGGTCACCGGTACAATTTGCATTGACATTTCTGCCAAACAAGAGTTCTTTGATTAGATATGGATAAAAAAGTCGAATGATTTAGGGtaattcaaatctcaaatacaAATAGGCTGAATTCATTCAATGCCCTTTAACCGTTTAATAGGTCAATTCGTGTCATTTCTTCCAGCAAACTCTGCCAAGAGGGATAGTACGAATTCAGAAGGAGGGATAAAACAATCTAACCCCACTATAACGTCTTCCTACATGCCTCCAATACACTTTTGGTCTCTCATATTCATTCAAACGACCGTGAGAGCACCTTGAATATTCTCACAAAAAGGTGACTAACTGATaaaatctttcattcatcatgTTGTTATAGCTCTGTTCTTCTTCCAGCTTCGTTCTCTCTCCCTTCCAAACCTACatacattcttttcttctgttctTTTTCGAATCGCTCGAGCATAGGCACTCTTCAAACACCACTCAACAGGTTACTTATAACTATTCAATATGGCAACTCGACCACCACTTTCAACACTTCTGCCGCCTCTCATCTGCGGCACCGCAACcttcaataatcaatataatgCCGATCCCTTCTCACTCCCTACAAATGCCATTGTGCAAAGAGCGTTGGAATCGGGCGTAAATGCCTTCGATACATCTCCATACTATGGGCCCTCTGAAGAAATTCTAGGTATGCATACATTCTCTTTTTCTGTCGATTTCCCCCCTTCACTCTATCTCTCCAAAGCTATGATCTAACCTACCTATATAGGTCGCGCCCTCCAACAACCACAAATTCTCGCCAATCACCCCCGCTCCAGTTATTATCTCGTAACAAAATGTGGTCGCATCGCCGGTTCTGAATTCGACTACTCTCCCGCGTGGATCAAATATTCCATCTCCCGCTCCCTCGCCCGTCTACACACATCCTACCTCGATGTTGTCTATCTCCACGACGTCGAGTTTGTTTCTCCCCCAGAAGTCCTCGAGGCCATAAAATGTCTGCGCGAGCTTCAAGCTCAAGGTACAATCCACTACATTGGAATATCAGGATATCCCGTCCCAGTTCTCTGTTCCCTCGCTGAAATGATTTTGCGCGAGACGGGTAAACCTCTAGATTGCGTAATGAGCTATGCAAATTTCACGATCCAGAATCACTCTCTATATACCACCGGGCTTGCCCGTCTCCGCAAAGCAGGCGTGGATTGTGTGCCCAATGCTTCGGTCCTGGGCATGGGTCTTCTACGCAGCTCGGGGGTCCCAGATAACGGGAAGGAGGATTGGCATCCAGCGCCTAAGGAGCTACGTTCTCGAGTTCAGAAGGCCGCGCGATGGGTGGAAGAACGCGGGGAGCGATTAGAGGTTGTGGCTATACGGTGGGGCCTTGAACGCTGGGCTCTCGATGGGAAAGTCGGCTCTGAACCCATCGGGGTATCCGTTATGGGTGTGAGTAACATGGGAGAGTTTGAGGAAACTTTACGAGTATGGAATAGTGTCTTAGACGGGATTGATATCCCCGGACGACAAGTCACGGAAGCTGAAAAGCAGTGgagtttgaagagaagagaagagacggAAGGACTGGCGAAAGGGATTAGAGAAATCCTTGGAGACCATCGCGATTATGCGTGGGCAAGTCCTGATGAAGGGTTTGTGAATATGAGAGTTGTTAAGGGGGTTGTGGATGAAGTTGCTCCGATGCCGCAGGTGGAGGATATTTCCGCGACCAAGGATTCAGACAAGAGTAGTAGGCTTTGATTGTCTCCTGTAATCTCATCTTGGTTCTATATGGTTCAGGTATTACGCACGCACGGattcataaaaaaaaagagagtaTTGCTTGCATGGCTTGGATAAGCGAAGGCGTTGACAGATATGGATTTCAATACGTTTCAATTCGTGTACTGACTGCTCTCACGCAATCATCATACCCATATCTATAATCAAGACCAGTCTTCTTTGCCTGTTGTGACTTTTTAATTTGTAAAGGATGAAGTTGAATATCCAGGAACACTTTTATTAGGGGAATCAACCCAAAAATGAGGCGCGGCCAGAAACTGTCGGAGACAAAAAAATAGCATGATGCAAAGAAAATTTTTGTCAAAGAGAacatatatttcttttctttttcttcctaaCAAAGCTCTCAAGATCCACAGCATGTCCAGAAAAACCATTTCACAGAGAGTGATGAGCAGTAAAAACTCCACTATACGCCATACTTCACACATTTTCCCAATAAAACTTAACCGAGAACTTTTTAATCGTCCAGACATATACCCCCCGTAAATCTAAGCAGAAGAATGCTTGCGGCGTTCTCGGACAGCATCCGCAAGTTGCTCGAGGACTTCGACGGTAGATTCCCAGTTGATACAAGCATCAGTGATGCTAACACCCTTCTTGAGACCGGATGGACCCTCGGCAGGGACCTTTTGGTTGCCTTCGTTGATGTTGGACTCGATCATGACACCGATGATGGATTTTTCACCAGCACGGAGTTGGTCACCGACAACTTGAGCTACCTTGGGTTGATTTCGGTGGTCCTTGTTTGAGTTTCCTAAGAGTTTTGTTAGAGAAATTTTCATGCAAGATTGTGTAGAAAAGACATACCGTGAGAGCAATCAATCATGATAGCTTGCTTTTGGTCCTTCTTGGTCAAAGTCTCCTTGGTGAGCTTGACGTTCTCAGCATCGAAGTTGGTACCCTTGGTACCACCACGCAAGATAACAAATCCGTGCTCGTTTCCACTAGTTCTAGTGATGGCAGCAAGACCTTGTTTTGTAACACCCATGAAATGATGTTTGGCAGCCGCAGATCCAATGGCATCAATTGCAACAGTCAAGCTTCCATCGGTACCGTTCTTAAATCCAACTGGGAAAGATAGACCGGATGCAAGCTCACGATGCAATTGTGATTCGGTGGTTCTGGCACCAATGGCACCGAGGGAAATCAAATCTGCGAGGAATTGTGGGGAGATGGTATCGAGCATTTCAGTTGCAATGGGCATGCCGGTGCTGGTGAGATCGCAGAAGAGTTGACGACTAATTCTCAAACCCTTGTTGATCTTGAATGACTCGTCAATATCAGGGTCATTGATCAAACCTTTCCATCCGACAGTTGTACGGGGCTTCTCGAGGTAGGCACGCATAATAATGCAAAGGTCGCTTGACAATTTATCGGAAAGATCCTTCAGTCTCTTTGCGTACTCGATAGCGGTGCTGGGGTCATGAAGGGAACAGGGACCGACGACGACCAAAAGACGGTCATTTCTACCCATAATAATCTCGACGGCATCTTTGCGACCTTGCACCACAGTCTTGAGAGAATCATTTGTAATGGGGATTTCGGAAACAAGTAATTGAGGAGGAATCAATGGGTCTTGACCCAGAACTACAAGATTGGTAAGAAGATCAGTATTTAcatttgaagaaagagaaggattttgattttttggcGGGGTCATACTTCGAGTGTCGTCAGTGACGAGGGGTTCAAAGTCAAGCTGAGGCATCTTGtttggaatatggatatgatataaaaagGGGGAAATGTGATGGGGATCTTATAGATCTTGTCCGACGCTGACTTGACTTCTGAAATAAATGGTGACACAATTGTTGTTATATTTTTGTGTGAGAGTGTATTGAGTTGCTTCGTTGTCGAGCTGTGGTGTAAAGTGAGTCAAGGTCAAAAATTATAGGTGGATCTGGAAAAAGTTCATAAAGTGGCACGCTCGGACTAAATTGACAAATGAATGTGTGGGCGGGCGTTGTCCGATAATCATTAGATATACAGTGGCATCCCATCCTCAGCCAAGAAGAAAGCTCGGATTTGATAAGTGTGCTCAAGGGTTGATTAGGGTATGCGCGTCACAGTCCGTGAATGTGCCAGACGGTCAGATGTGTAAAGTGTCCATGGTCCATCTGATGATGCATGGATTTAGATTCAGCGGCCAGTTCGTTCGCAGCATGGAAACTTCACAATCGAGTTGTTGCTGCCGAGCACATGTCTGCAGTCCATCCTATGTATGTAGGCATTCGCATATCGATTGAGATGCTCACGGTGTTATTATTCGCGCTCTCCACAATATGCCCGTTCATCACGAAAGTATATCTTCACACCAGACCTAGGCTCGACGAATAAGCTGAAGCTGCTTGTGACAGCCCAATACTCTCACGGTCGTTGTGACTGCTTATGCCCATCATGCATCTCCGGATGGGCGTTCTATTGTTGATGGGATCATGTCACCGAGGATATAGAATCTCCCACTCCGCGACAGGGCCAGAAAGAGACAGGAAGAAGGCATTGCACACTCTCATCTGGAATTGTATGCACTGGCGGTTGTCTGTACATTCTTGTGTGAGCTAGCATGGGGTTCATGGGCTGCACCATTTCGTCCGAGTTTGAATCAAGGCAATCAGAACCATGCAATCGTCGGATATCACAATTACATCCAATCCAGCATTAGGAAAATCTTTTCGGACGAGAGAACAATCTTGAGAGGCAGAATTGATAAGAAGATCTACCGGTAATGTCGATCGAATCCCGATAACAATACTCATCGGGTGCTAAGGTAGGCCGGCAGGTACCTTAGGAGCACTGGTGGGAGTTCTAACGTTGAAAATCTGTCAGCCTTGTCTGATGATTCGGATTATCGTCGATCTAAGCCCGAAACGGTCTAGCCTTATCAATTTCTGTACGGCAAAAGGAATCAGAGTCAATGTTTCCCCAGAAATCTAGTGTCCAAGTGGCCTAGAAAGATCTCAAAACACCAAAGTACATGATGAAGCATTTATGAAACTCACCATTCTTTTACGATGGGACCTATTTAGCCCTATCAGGTAATTCTCATGATACTACTACGATAAAGTAATTACAACCGATTTGTGAAGGCCTTTGACCGACTCTTCTCAAAGTTACCATCACGTTCCTgcatcttcattcaaatGTCTTGAACGTCGATTGATTGTTATACAACCCTTCTTTGGTGCGGCTGAATCCTCTCCAGCCTTGCTACCTCCTTCTTAACTATCTACCCACCCTACACGACAACATAAATCGACACCCTTTACATCTATCAGTCGGCCTCGTGGACAATTTATCAACATGTTCGCACCACAGTGGCCGAGTAGGAAGCGCGAGAGagacgatgaagaggaaCTAAGTACTTCAGGCTTTGGTGCTCACAGAAATGTAAGAATTGCAGTCACTTCAGTTTCAGCTCACCAGCAAGATTCTAATGCTAATATATGACTTGATTAGAAACGTCATCATCTAGCGAACCTACCGCATCGAACCTCACCACATGCCAAACGTCAGATTGCACCCGCTTTTGCACTCAATCATTACATACCAGCACCTCCCACAATCACCCCTGCACACTCGGAGTTGGAGAGAACTCCTACTATTGCAGAGCCGTTGAATTCTCACTATTCATGGACTTCATCGCCGTTAACAACGGGTACACAACCGCATGACGACGAACAAATGAACAACAGCGAAACCTCATTTTCAAGTCAAATGTCGGAAGGGCCAACTTATTCGGATGATTTCGACATGACCGATGGTGGTATGCATCTAGTTCCTGGCCCGTTCCAGTCAGATTCTTCTATTACCTTGGCCAACCGAATTCCTACCCCAATTCACAGTTCCTTCTCCGCCTATCCCCGACTTGATAAACCGCTTCACCCCATTCTCTCCGAACCAAACATCACCGATGATGCGTTCATCGATCGCTTTCGTCGCGGTCGACGCCTACCTAGCCCCATTAGCGAAGGCGAGATGAGCCCTAGTGACATTGTCAACGGAATTAACGATATGCAAATGGAAGTTGAACCCTCTTTCCCCTCTCctgaatttgagaaagaaattcCGACTCCTCACAAGAAAGGCCATACTCGTTCAAAACATAGCTTGCGGAACTGGAATGGATCCACTGGGGAGCTCATGGGAAATTTAGACGGTGTGGGGACAAAGAAGAGCTTCAGTATGGGGTACAGGGCGGATTGTGACAAGTGTCGGAATAAAGTTCCGGGACACTTTAGTCACATTATTACGTATTGATTAATGGGTTATGCTAATGCAGGTACGAAATTTGGAATGAACTAGGttagggatggatggagatatGGAATAGGCCATGGAAATATTGATACACTTGGGTGAATGAAGTGAGGCCATCACACTATGATCAGCTGCCAGCTATTCAGCAAGGCGTTTAGGGGTTGTATCCAAGCAATTTACCAACAGAGGTAAACATTgctaatattattaatgaacATATGTTAATCAATCTATGCTTGTGCAACTCTGTGATTTTGAACTTGCTGTTCTTTGATATCTAATCGAAGCGAGCATTCAATCTCCTTGTTTACTCCAAATCCTCCCGAACATCCAAACCTCACTCGAAGcgattattattcaaatctcCTTTGATGGGTATTACATGATTGCAGCAGTGCTGAGTCGGGGTAAATAAACACCCTCTTCTCCCATGCATTTCAATACCTACATACTTGCTTACATACCCAAGCAGTAAGATCCTAATCAACAATCTCCACCTCAACTCTTaatatttccaaatccatctagtgcaagcaagcaagtaaGTAAATGAGACAAAAACGCGATATgcaacaagaaaaagaatcagTAGTAATATTCTtgggaggaaatgaaatgaagtgaaatgagagggaagagagattcATACTTTCTGCATTTTGTCGGGTAAGTGTTTTGCCGGATGATGTACGTGCTGGGTTGATCTCGCTAGTTAGTggtggggagggaggggagcGGATGGTAAACCCGCTTGTGAGTGGTAGGGAGGGATGGGGGTTAGTGTtgttattctattttattttgactTGGTACTAGGGTTATGGCTATGTAGGTAGGCCTGGGTGTCATTGCGGATATGGGGAGTGCTGATTGATGTACGAAGTATTCAAATTTTCGTCTGCTATGCTTGGGTTCGAGAAGGGTGAGGGGTGAGAGGCTATGTGAGAGTGATGTGAGTATACATGTTGAGATTACGTGTGGTTAGGTGGTCGGTTGATTGGCTCGTTGTCTATTTGGGGTTCTGGAATTGGAGCGGTGGGTTTGATTTATCGTTAATCTcgtgtggtgtggtgtggtttAGGTTTAGGTATAAGTTCTCGTCTGCGGAGCGTGGTTTACATTTCTAATTGGCAGATTTGAGGCAACTGGTTAATTGTACTGTTGAAAAGGTGAGATAAATTGTACTACTGGTTGATGGTTTGAATGTGTGCTTGGCGTGAAAAGATATGCAAGTACTCTTTGTCGATAACTCTCAATTTGGCTGTGTCTTCGACATGTAATATACAAGGCTATGCTCAATTTTCAGCAAACATACCCTCGGTCGCGCTCTTGATATGATGAGATGCCAGTGTCTCTTTTCAAATGGATCGCAATTTGAATATGCTCTTTTGGTCCTGGGTTCCGGATCTGAGTCCTGGTTTGGTTGTACTCTTGCCTTGACTTTCTTGGCGAGGTATCGAAAGTATCTTTACCTACAGATCATGATTTGACTATGTTTTTGCCTTGATCTCTTTTCCAAACGATCGCAATTTGGCTATGCCCTTGGACTTGTGAAGTTTTCCCCGGGGAGCACAAACCATAATCTGATTGTGTCCTTGACCTCCTCGACAGAACTTTGAAACTGTCTTCGCCAATAGACCACAATCTCTCTATGCTTTTGAATTGTTGTGATTTTCACCGGAAAACACAAACCCTGCCGTCTATTGACAGGTTGAGGCGGACAGGCATCTGAAACAGACAGGAGCTTGAGTCCAGCATTGAGAATAGTTCTAGCTAAGAATGGTGACGATGAGAGACTACGCATCTTAAAGTTGCACACAGGAGGTGGTAGATAATTGGTAGTATGTAGTCATTGCGAAACAAATTTTTCATATGGGGAATCCAGCTTGAGGTCATGTACGTGAACCTGAATGTGAACAGCGCTCAGCAGAGCGCATGACTTGTTCAATGATGTGGTCTAGCATGTTTTTCTCTGAAGAGTTTTACTGCCACATGCATGTAATGCAGTAtagtatataaattatcCTCAAAGTTTAAGatgattttattgaaatgttgaaagtagagatgaagatgagaatgtaCCAGATCCCCTAGCAGAATAAAAGTCTCTAGATGTGTTGATTATGAGAAGAACACGATAAAGGGGTTCTCGATTTGCTTGGAGATTTTAGATGTAGTATGAATCACTAGAGACAtccaatatatataagttagGGAATATAATCAATGATTGGTCATTGTTcggaattgaagaatacaATGATAAAACTACTGACTTCATAGTTCAATCGAACGGAAGAAAACTTTTCAGCATGCTCGGTCAAATGTAGCAATCATGAAGGAATGgaaacaaaaaataataacatGGTCTTTCCAAAAACTTTTGGAAATCTCAAGTAGTGCCAAAAAGTTCAACATTGAGAGGCAGTTTCGTAGTGTGAAGCTAGGAGAAACTATCACTAGCTTCCGATACACTTCAAGTCGTCACCCACACTATCCTTAAAATCCCTTCCAAATATCAGCATTCTTACAAATAAAAACAGTGTGCAGTACTTATCCATCGCAACCTACAATTGGTATGAAAATTGTCAAGAAAATGTTTCGAACACCAATG is part of the Botrytis cinerea B05.10 chromosome 1, complete sequence genome and harbors:
- the Bcara2 gene encoding Bcara2, with product MATRPPLSTLLPPLICGTATFNNQYNADPFSLPTNAIVQRALESGVNAFDTSPYYGPSEEILGRALQQPQILANHPRSSYYLVTKCGRIAGSEFDYSPAWIKYSISRSLARLHTSYLDVVYLHDVEFVSPPEVLEAIKCLRELQAQGTIHYIGISGYPVPVLCSLAEMILRETGKPLDCVMSYANFTIQNHSLYTTGLARLRKAGVDCVPNASVLGMGLLRSSGVPDNGKEDWHPAPKELRSRVQKAARWVEERGERLEVVAIRWGLERWALDGKVGSEPIGVSVMGVSNMGEFEETLRVWNSVLDGIDIPGRQVTEAEKQWSLKRREETEGLAKGIREILGDHRDYAWASPDEGFVNMRVVKGVVDEVAPMPQVEDISATKDSDKSSRL